The following are encoded together in the Robertmurraya sp. FSL R5-0851 genome:
- a CDS encoding AbrB family transcriptional regulator, whose amino-acid sequence MAIARNYFLTAVLGIIGANVFQSLHIPMPWLLGPLLTILVLKLTTQLPLKWNKHFRNFGLVIAGYSIGHAFTLETLADIRLYLPVMILLNVLYIILFICISWLIVKRVKVDQLTALTSCVPGGMTQIVAYAEEQVSQNIAMITFYQVLRVICIIGFVPLLLVGSGSSSISISDAHYAFMFLLFFVLSYLAGFIAMKIKIPTGYMLGPVFLFMGLQLAKIDIPEIPVSALHVAQIVMGIYIGLLLKKEDLHLSKKLIFYAFVSSFLYIASAFGLALVMMQFYPVDFKTSFLSIVPGGLDQMGIISASVHADSTIVTAFQLFRVLIISIAIIPSIKYLTGKVRSNNA is encoded by the coding sequence ATGGCAATAGCAAGAAACTATTTTTTAACCGCAGTACTTGGTATTATTGGTGCCAATGTTTTTCAATCGTTACATATCCCTATGCCCTGGCTTCTTGGGCCATTGCTAACTATATTAGTTTTAAAATTAACGACGCAACTTCCTTTAAAATGGAATAAGCACTTTCGAAATTTTGGTCTGGTGATTGCTGGGTATTCCATTGGTCATGCCTTTACTCTTGAAACACTTGCAGATATTAGGCTTTATTTGCCTGTTATGATTTTACTAAATGTACTATATATCATTTTATTTATCTGCATCAGTTGGCTTATAGTGAAACGTGTGAAAGTTGACCAACTTACAGCACTTACTAGCTGTGTGCCTGGTGGTATGACACAAATTGTTGCTTATGCTGAAGAACAAGTTAGTCAAAATATTGCGATGATTACGTTTTATCAGGTGCTCCGTGTAATCTGCATTATCGGCTTTGTCCCACTACTTCTTGTAGGTAGTGGTAGCTCGAGCATATCTATCTCAGACGCACATTACGCGTTTATGTTTTTATTGTTTTTTGTTTTAAGTTACCTTGCTGGCTTTATTGCCATGAAAATAAAAATCCCTACCGGCTATATGCTTGGTCCGGTTTTTTTGTTTATGGGCTTACAACTTGCAAAAATCGATATTCCAGAAATTCCGGTGAGCGCACTTCATGTTGCACAAATTGTGATGGGGATTTACATTGGGCTGCTTTTGAAAAAAGAGGATCTTCACTTATCGAAAAAGCTGATTTTCTATGCTTTCGTTTCGTCGTTTCTATATATCGCAAGTGCGTTCGGCCTCGCTCTAGTAATGATGCAATTTTATCCGGTAGACTTTAAAACAAGCTTTTTAAGTATCGTGCCTGGTGGTCTTGATCAAATGGGGATCATTTCTGCGTCAGTTCATGCTGACAGTACCATTGTTACAGCATTTCAATTATTCCGTGTTCTAATAATCTCTATTGCGATTATTCCATCTATAAAATATTTAACCGGTAAGGTTAGAAGCAATAATGCTTGA
- a CDS encoding aldo/keto reductase, with protein sequence MNLILVPMMNQFEIPLIAYAPVARGDSLGTNLTKQKVLKDIAEKHRSDTFQILLAWCIRNGQTIAIPQSSNTSHVINNVKAAEIQLTQQDLEQLDSIYPKPSVKQPLALW encoded by the coding sequence TTGAATTTGATTTTAGTACCTATGATGAATCAATTTGAAATCCCCCTAATCGCCTATGCCCCAGTTGCTCGGGGTGATAGCTTGGGTACCAATTTAACGAAACAAAAGGTTTTAAAGGACATTGCTGAAAAACATCGTTCAGATACTTTTCAAATTTTATTAGCATGGTGTATTCGAAATGGTCAAACCATTGCTATACCACAATCTAGTAATACATCTCATGTGATAAATAATGTGAAAGCAGCCGAGATTCAATTAACACAGCAAGATTTGGAGCAATTAGATTCAATCTATCCAAAACCAAGCGTGAAACAGCCACTGGCTTTATGGTAA
- a CDS encoding aldo/keto reductase, with protein sequence MLLDEEWGNLNKVKIAGREVFPIGLGTWNMGEKADKFEQEVNAMRVGLDHGVQVIDTAEMYGDGNAEKLVAHAIKPYSREELFLISKVLPSNASKKQIPISLDKSLKRLNTDYLDHYLLHWKGNIPIEETIEALEKVKSQGKIKSWGVSNLDVDDLEKIIKLPDGIKCASNQVRYNLGDRGIEFDFSTYDESI encoded by the coding sequence ATGTTATTAGATGAGGAGTGGGGAAATTTGAATAAAGTAAAAATTGCTGGAAGGGAAGTTTTTCCCATTGGCTTAGGTACTTGGAATATGGGAGAAAAAGCAGATAAATTTGAACAAGAAGTAAATGCCATGAGGGTTGGTCTTGATCATGGTGTTCAAGTGATTGATACGGCTGAAATGTATGGGGATGGAAATGCAGAGAAATTAGTTGCACATGCTATTAAACCTTATAGCCGTGAAGAATTATTTCTCATTTCAAAAGTTCTTCCTTCAAATGCCTCAAAAAAGCAAATACCGATTAGTTTAGATAAAAGTTTAAAGAGATTAAATACAGATTATTTAGATCATTACTTACTCCATTGGAAAGGGAATATTCCTATTGAAGAAACGATTGAAGCCTTGGAGAAAGTTAAAAGTCAGGGGAAAATTAAGTCATGGGGTGTTTCTAATTTAGATGTGGATGACTTAGAAAAAATAATAAAATTGCCTGATGGAATTAAATGTGCATCAAATCAAGTGCGTTATAATTTGGGAGATCGTGGGATTGAATTTGATTTTAGTACCTATGATGAATCAATTTGA
- a CDS encoding MFS transporter, translating into MTKRNNLLIWILTIGVFGILNTEMGVIGLMPSIADQFNVSIATAGLTVSCFALAIAISGPTMPLLFSGINRKKIMLLVLGIFTLGNIASIFISNFTILLIVRIILGLFHPLYCSMAFSVAASSVKPEEAPKAVSKVFIGVSAGMVAGIPIASFIDSTFSYEMAMAFFAIVTALMLIATLIFVPSMPVKERLSYGTQLSVLKKPILWMSIVTVVLLNASVFGVYSYIAEYLETVTEMSPNTITLTLFSFGGANIIGNIVSGKLLTQSPIKSILFFPLIMSALYIILFFTGQFAVPMAMITFVWGIVAGGIMANINQYLIASVAPEAPDFANGLFISACNVGTTVGAAAGGLFISQMGTQYVVLVGILSLILSLVAILLRNYMISPTKHLSKSAIVHE; encoded by the coding sequence TTGACTAAACGAAATAATTTGCTCATATGGATTTTAACTATAGGAGTTTTCGGCATTTTAAATACTGAAATGGGGGTCATTGGGTTAATGCCTTCTATTGCTGATCAATTTAATGTCAGCATAGCAACAGCAGGGTTAACAGTGAGTTGTTTTGCTCTTGCGATTGCTATATCTGGACCGACGATGCCGTTATTGTTCTCGGGTATCAATCGTAAGAAAATCATGTTACTTGTATTAGGTATTTTCACTTTAGGAAACATTGCATCGATATTTATTTCTAATTTTACGATTCTATTAATTGTTCGTATCATTCTTGGTTTGTTTCATCCACTTTATTGTTCTATGGCATTTTCCGTAGCTGCTTCCTCAGTAAAACCTGAAGAAGCTCCAAAAGCTGTTTCTAAAGTGTTTATTGGAGTATCGGCTGGAATGGTAGCAGGTATACCGATCGCAAGTTTTATCGATAGTACCTTTTCGTATGAAATGGCGATGGCATTCTTTGCGATTGTTACTGCTCTTATGTTGATTGCAACATTGATTTTTGTACCATCTATGCCCGTTAAAGAAAGACTGTCGTATGGTACACAACTTTCCGTATTAAAAAAACCGATATTATGGATGTCCATAGTGACTGTTGTTTTATTAAATGCCTCTGTATTCGGGGTATATAGTTATATTGCTGAGTATCTGGAAACTGTCACTGAAATGTCTCCGAATACCATTACTTTAACTTTATTCAGCTTCGGTGGAGCGAACATAATAGGAAACATTGTCTCTGGAAAGTTACTTACTCAGAGTCCCATTAAATCTATCCTATTTTTCCCTTTAATAATGAGTGCTCTTTACATCATTTTATTCTTCACAGGACAGTTTGCCGTACCTATGGCAATGATCACTTTCGTTTGGGGAATCGTGGCTGGAGGAATCATGGCAAATATTAATCAATATTTGATTGCGTCTGTAGCTCCTGAAGCACCTGACTTTGCCAATGGTTTATTTATATCAGCTTGCAACGTAGGAACAACAGTGGGTGCAGCTGCAGGCGGGTTATTTATTTCACAAATGGGTACACAATATGTTGTATTGGTGGGAATCCTATCATTGATTCTAAGTTTAGTAGCCATTTTACTAAGAAACTATATGATTAGTCCTACAAAACACCTTTCTAAATCTGCTATAGTCCATGAATGA